The Bradyrhizobium sp. CCGB01 genome segment TCATCGGCGCGAAGAAGCGCAGGCGGAGGTCGTGCGCCGTGACGTGACGCAGGAATTCGTGGATGGTCGGCTCGTCTTCCGGGCGCAAGGGCCGTACGAAGATGCGCCAATCGTCCTTGAGCGCCAGGCGACGCTCCCATTGCGACGGATAGGCCCGGACGGCGAAATTGGCCGGGCCGGAGCCAGCGAACTTCCGCAGCGGCGGCCCCACTGCGACGCGGGCGTCGACCGCGGTCACGCCGGTCTCGTCCGCAAGCAGCGGGTTGATGTCGAATTCACGGATCTCGGGAATATCGGCGGCCATCTGGGCGAGCTTGACCAGCACCATTGCGACGGCATCCTGCGCGACCGCGGGTACGTCCCGATAGGCATTCAGCAGCCGTGATACACGCGTGCGGCCGATCAGGTCGCGGGCGAGTTGCAGATCGAGCGGCGGCAGCGCCAGTGCCTTGTCGTTGATGATCTCGACCGCCGTCCCGCCCCGGCCGAAGACGACGACGGTGCCAAAGGTGGGATCGTCGGCAAGACCCAGGATCAGCTCGCGCGCCTTCGCCTTGACGACCATCGCCTGCACGATAACGCCCTCAATGCGGGCTTCGGGACGGAGCTTCCTCGCACGTGCGAGAATGTCGGTGGCAGCCGTGCGTACGGCCTCGGGCGTGGTCAGATTGAGGACGACGCCGCCGACGTCCGACTTGTGGACGATGTCGCGCGACATGATCTTCAGCACGACTGTGGCGCCTTGCCCGAACATCTCGCCGGCGCAGGCGACCGCCTGCTCGACATCATCAGCAGCACGGGTCGGCACCATCGCGATGTCATAGGCCCCGAGCAAGTGCTTGATCTCGACGGGATCGAGCCATTTGCGACCGTCCGCGATCGCTGCGGCGACGATCTGCCTGGCAGCCCGGGCGTCAGGCACGAACGTGTCGGGCATCGCGGGAGGAACCTGGCTCAACTCCTCCACGACTTCGCGGTGGCGAACCAGATGCATGAAACCGCGCACCGCATCGCCTTCGGTCGGGTAGTTCGGAATGCCGGCGCCGGAGAGCGCCTGAATGATGTCCTGATCGGCTCCGACCCAGACGGCCAATACGGGCTTTGCCCATCGGCCGTGCTGCTTGCGGTATTTGCCGACGATTTCCGTTACGGTTGCCGCGATGTCGGCAGCCGGGGCGATCGCGGTCTGCACGTTGAGGACCAGAACTGCGTCATTATCAGGGTCCGCGAGCAGCACCTCCAGCGCCGCCGCGTAGCGCGATGCATCGGCATCGCCGACGATGTCGACGGGATTTGCCCCGGACCAGGTCGACGGCAGCACTGCATCGAGGTTCTTGCGCGTCTCGGCCGAGATGGACGCCGGGATGCCGCCAAGCTCCACCAACCGATCCACAGCCAGGACGCCGATGCCGCCGCCATTGGTGAGGATGGCGAGACGCTTTCCTGCCGGCGATTCGACGCGACCGAGCGTCTCGGCGCAATCGAACAGCTCGCCCAGATCGGAGACCCGCAGGACGCCCGCACGGCGGAACGCGGCGTCATAGACGGCGTCGGCTCCGGCGAGAGCGCCCGTATGCGTTGCCGCGGCCCTGGCACCCTGCGCCATGCGGCCGGACTTCACCACGACGACCGGCTTCACGCGCGCCGCGGCCCGTGCCGCCGACATGAACTTGCGTGCGTCCTTGATGGCCTCGATATAGAGCAGGATCGCGCGGGTCTTGTGATCCATCGCGAAATGGTCGAGCAGGTCGGCAATATCGACATCGATCTGATCGCCGATCGTGACGATGCCGGAGAACCCCACGCCGCGCTGCGCGGCCCAATCCACCATTCCGGCCGCGATCGCGCCCGACTGTGAAATCAGCGCGAGGTTGCCCGGCCCCGGCATGTGCGCGGCAAAGCTGGCATTGAGGCTGACACCGGGCATCATGATGCCGAGGCAGTTCGGCCCGATCAGCCGCATGCCGTATCTGCGTGCCGCAGCGATTGCGGCCTCGTGCAGGGATCCCGGTCCATGACCGAGGCCCGCCGAGACGATCAGCGCGCCGGCCGAGCCGCGACGTCCGGCCTGGTCAATAATGCCGGGAACCTCTCGCGCCGGCGCGGTGATGACCACGAGCTCGGGCACGAAGTCCAGCCTGTCCAGGCTCTTCACCGCGGCGAGGCCGCCGATCTCGGCATGGCGTAGATTGACGAGGCCGAACCGACCCTTGAATTCGGCCTTGCGAATGTTCTCGAGAACGGCGCGTCCGACGGAGAGTGGGCGGGAGCTCGCGCCGACGAGCGCAACCGAATGCGGCGACAGCAGATTCTTCAAGCGATAGGTTGACATGACAATAAATGCGCCCGGTCGGTGGCGGTTCCGAAGGTTGACGATCAGGCCGATAGATCGGCAATGCGCCTAGTGCGAGATCATAACCCAGCACGGTGGCTGGCCAATGATGGTCTTTGTCACACCACCCCAGACGATCTCGTTCAGGCGCGAATGATGGTAGGCGCCCATCACGATCGCATCCATGGCATGGGAATTCGCCCAGCTTCCGAGCACCTTACCGGTCGAGCTGCCGCCGCCTTTCACGGTCTCGAACGAGGCGTAGACCCCGTGTTCCCGCAGATGGTCGACGAGCGCGGTTCCCGATTTCATGATCGCATCGGTCTTGTCGTCCGCCACCGTGACCACCCGGACGGATGCCGCAGCCTGAAGAATGGGCAGCGCGTCGCCGACCGCCCGCGCGGCACGCGCGGAATGGTCCCAGGCGATCATGACGTTCTCGAACTCACCTCGCAGCTCGTCCGCACGCTGTTCCGGACACAGCAGCAGCGGCCGGCCGGATTCGAACAGGAACGTCTCGATGATGTGCTCCGTTCGACTGTCGTGCGGCTTCACGGGGATCAGCGTGAGATCGCTGAAGCGCGCCTGCTCGGCCAGGATCGACGCGACCTGGTCCGCCGGCACCTTGCCCGAACGGCTTTGGGCCCGAATGTTGGCGCGGGACGCCGCGAGGGTGAAGGCGTTGAGGAGTTGCTGCATGTCGCCCACGTCGCGCGCGCCCGCAGCCGCGGCGGATTCCAGATCAGTCGGGAGCACGACCGCCGGACGAACGAAAATCTCGTCTTCCAGCGCGAGCGCGGTGATCCTGGCGCCGAGGTCGGCGGCGACAGCCACGCATTTCTCGATCGCCACGAGGGCCGGTCCGCGCGGCTGGCCGACAAGCGGCAGAAAGACGTCCTTGATGGGCATCGGAATTCTCCTTGCCGGTCAGGATAGGCCGCCTTTTGTCAGAACGCTTGATCCTGCTCAAGGCGGGAAAACATCACGCAGTCAGCCGACGACAGACCTTGACGGAAGTCAAGGACTCGCCCCGATCCGCCCCTAAGGGTTAGCCTGTTGCCTCACCGCCGAAGCATCTGGATATGCTCGCAGAGATGACGGACGATTCTGCCACCCAGGAACGGGTCTTCCAAGCTCTGAGCGTGCGTCCCGGCGCGAAGCGGATCGACACGCACGCGGCGTCGGTGCTTCTCGACGGGAGTCACGCGCTGAAGATCAAGCGGGCCGTCAAGTTTCCATTCCTCGACTATTCGACCCTCGAAAGGCGCAAGGCGGCCTGCGAGGAGGAGATCAGGATCAACCGACCGCTCGCGCCGCAGATCTATCACCGCGTCGTGGCGATCACGGAAGAGCCGGATGGATCGATCAAGATCGACGGCCGCGGCCGGCCGGTCGAGTATGCAGTCGACATGTCCCGCTTCGACGAAGACCAAACGCTGGACCATCTGGCAAAGGCCGGCCCGATGGACGTGGAGCTGGCCCAGGCCGTCGCAGATGCAATCGCAGCGTCGCATGCGAGAGCGATGGTCGCGGATGGCGCTGCGTGGATAACGTCCGTTCCCGCTTTGATCGATGGCAACACCAATGGCCTGCGCGTCGGTGGCCATTTCGAAGCGGCAGAGGTCGATCAGCTTGGCGAAGCCTCACACCAGACATTCCTGCGCGTCCGTGCGACACTCGTGGAGCGCGCCCGCAAAGGCTTCGTGCGCCGCTGCCACGGCGATCTGCATCTTGCCAACATCGTTCTGGTCGACCGGCAGCCCGTCCTGTTCGATGCGATCGAATTCGACGCGCAGATGGCGACCGTGGACGTGCTCTACGATCTTGCGTTCACGCTGATGGACCTGCTGCGCCACGACCAGTCGGTCGCGGCCAATGCCGTCCTGAACCAGTATCTGACGTCGGCGCCCGACGAGACGCTCGACGCCCTGGCGGCGCTGCCACTGTTCATGTCCATTCGCGCGGCGATCCGTGCGCAGGTGGCGCTGGCGCGGCTGGAGCGGCCCGATGCCGACGGCCC includes the following:
- a CDS encoding bifunctional acetate--CoA ligase family protein/GNAT family N-acetyltransferase, whose product is MSTYRLKNLLSPHSVALVGASSRPLSVGRAVLENIRKAEFKGRFGLVNLRHAEIGGLAAVKSLDRLDFVPELVVITAPAREVPGIIDQAGRRGSAGALIVSAGLGHGPGSLHEAAIAAARRYGMRLIGPNCLGIMMPGVSLNASFAAHMPGPGNLALISQSGAIAAGMVDWAAQRGVGFSGIVTIGDQIDVDIADLLDHFAMDHKTRAILLYIEAIKDARKFMSAARAAARVKPVVVVKSGRMAQGARAAATHTGALAGADAVYDAAFRRAGVLRVSDLGELFDCAETLGRVESPAGKRLAILTNGGGIGVLAVDRLVELGGIPASISAETRKNLDAVLPSTWSGANPVDIVGDADASRYAAALEVLLADPDNDAVLVLNVQTAIAPAADIAATVTEIVGKYRKQHGRWAKPVLAVWVGADQDIIQALSGAGIPNYPTEGDAVRGFMHLVRHREVVEELSQVPPAMPDTFVPDARAARQIVAAAIADGRKWLDPVEIKHLLGAYDIAMVPTRAADDVEQAVACAGEMFGQGATVVLKIMSRDIVHKSDVGGVVLNLTTPEAVRTAATDILARARKLRPEARIEGVIVQAMVVKAKARELILGLADDPTFGTVVVFGRGGTAVEIINDKALALPPLDLQLARDLIGRTRVSRLLNAYRDVPAVAQDAVAMVLVKLAQMAADIPEIREFDINPLLADETGVTAVDARVAVGPPLRKFAGSGPANFAVRAYPSQWERRLALKDDWRIFVRPLRPEDEPTIHEFLRHVTAHDLRLRFFAPMKEFTHEFIARLTQLDYARAMAFIAFDEATNEMVGVVRLHSDSVYESGEYAILLRSDLKGRGLGWTLMQLIIDYARSEGLKAISGDVLQENTVMLEMCRQLGFEVKPDPTEPDICDVRLKL
- a CDS encoding universal stress protein; this translates as MPIKDVFLPLVGQPRGPALVAIEKCVAVAADLGARITALALEDEIFVRPAVVLPTDLESAAAAGARDVGDMQQLLNAFTLAASRANIRAQSRSGKVPADQVASILAEQARFSDLTLIPVKPHDSRTEHIIETFLFESGRPLLLCPEQRADELRGEFENVMIAWDHSARAARAVGDALPILQAAASVRVVTVADDKTDAIMKSGTALVDHLREHGVYASFETVKGGGSSTGKVLGSWANSHAMDAIVMGAYHHSRLNEIVWGGVTKTIIGQPPCWVMISH
- a CDS encoding bifunctional aminoglycoside phosphotransferase/ATP-binding protein; protein product: MTDDSATQERVFQALSVRPGAKRIDTHAASVLLDGSHALKIKRAVKFPFLDYSTLERRKAACEEEIRINRPLAPQIYHRVVAITEEPDGSIKIDGRGRPVEYAVDMSRFDEDQTLDHLAKAGPMDVELAQAVADAIAASHARAMVADGAAWITSVPALIDGNTNGLRVGGHFEAAEVDQLGEASHQTFLRVRATLVERARKGFVRRCHGDLHLANIVLVDRQPVLFDAIEFDAQMATVDVLYDLAFTLMDLLRHDQSVAANAVLNQYLTSAPDETLDALAALPLFMSIRAAIRAQVALARLERPDADGPAVLDEARRYFDLARVLIHPPAPRLIAVGGLSGTGKSVLARALAATVLPQPGAVVLRSDIIRKQLFQVAHTDRLPSSTYRPEVTAQVYDMLVQRARRVLAQGHSAIVDAVFARESERDDLAALARACGVPLSGLFLVADLATRQARIGSRRGDASDATQEVAAQQEHYNIGHVGWATIDASGTPEQTLQRCRDAIAEGK